The stretch of DNA TACGTTCTGACTTTTTTATTTTTTAAAGTTTATTAATTAATGATTAAAAAATCATTACTTTATATTAAGCTGTAATACTTCTGCTCTTTTTTCACAATTTTTAATTAAAAGTTCCAATGTGTCATTTGAAATTAAATATTCTCCACAAGGCTTTTTTCTAGGCTCACTTTTAGAAAAGTCTACTGATGCATTTTTTAAAAAAACATGTTTGAAATAAACAGTGTCTGTTATTTTGTTATAGTTTGAAGGTATTTGAGTAGAAAAAATAAGTTCTTTTTCTTTGATGTCTTCTAAAACACGCCCTTCAGGAAAATAATTTCCCACACAAGAAAAATCACGATTTCCAAACATGATGAGTAATAAGAAGATTCCCAATAAAAACCCAAATCCAAATCGTAAAAATTTGCTTTTAGTATCCATTAAAAAATTAATAAGTTAATATCGTTAAATGGGAGTCCAAACCAATCGCTTATGATTTTTTTAGTTAAGATTCCTTTATAAATATAGATTCCATTTCGAAAACCTTTTTCACGTTTGATAAAGGTTTCAATACCTCCATAATCGGCTATTTCAATTAAATTTTGTAAAAAGAAATTACTTAAAGCTTTAGTAGCAGTTCTAGATACACGTGAAGAAATATTGGTGACACCATAATGAATGACACCATGTTTTTCAAAAGTAGGATGATTATGAGTGGTAATTTCACTCGTTTCGATACATCCTCCCAAATCAATACTAACATCTACAATAACGGCACCTGTTTTCATGTTTTTAACCATATCTTCAGTTACAATCGTAGGAGTTCTTCCTGTTCCTCTAATAGCACCAATCAATACATCACAGCGCATAATGGCTTTTCCTAGTTCTTTAGGTTGGATGATAGAAGTAAAAACACGTTGTCCAATATGATTTTGTAAATTTCGTAATTTAGATACAGAAGAATCAAATACTTTTACAGAAGCTCCTAATCCAAGAGCAGCTTTAGTAGCGTATTGTCCAACTGTTCCCGCTCCTAAAATTACAATTTCAGTAGGGCGTACCCCCGCAATTCCTCCCATGATTAAACCGGTACCTTGATTGGTCGTACTCATGAGTTCAGAAGCAATTAAAATAGAAGAAGTACCTGCTATTTCGCTTAAAATTTTAACAACAGGGTGATTATTAGATTCATCTGTAATATCATCAAAACTTAATGCTGTAATTTTTTTAGACATTAGTAAATTGAAATATTCTTTGTGTTGAACACTCAGTTGTAATGCCGAAATCAAATAAGATTTTGACTTCATATATTCAATTTCTTCTAACGAAGGGGGGGCTACTTTTAAAATAATATGTTGAGAAAAAACTTCTTGAGTATTATAAGAAATTTGTGCTCCAGCTTCAGAGTATTCATTATCTAAAAAATTAGCACCATCACCTGCACCAGATTCAACAATAATTTGATGCCCATTAGCAACAAGCACAGAGACGGCATCAGGAGTAAGGCATACACGTTTCTCTTGAAAATGTGTTTCCTTTGGAATTCCTATTTTAAGGCTTCCTTTTTTATGCATGATTTCTAGTGCTTCTTCTTGTGGAATTAACTCATGCTTTCCAAAAGGTGTGAAAAATCCGTCTCCCATGATTATGTAAATGTTATTTCTCGATTTTGATCTAAATCCAAATTTAAACTAATTTCGTGAAATTTTTCAGGAATTAGCGATGGAATTTTTTCTGCCCATTCAATAAAACAATAAGAATTATTATAAAAATAATCTTCATATCCCATGTCTAAAGCTTCTTCTTCATTTTTAATTCTATAAAAATCAAAATGATAAATTGCTTGCCCATTTGAAGCCCGATATTCGTTTACAATTGAAAAAGTAGGGCTTTGAACTTCATCTTGAGAACCAAGTTGTTTAATCAATTCTTTTGATAAAGTTGTCTTTCCTACTCCCATTTCGCCTTTTAAAATAAAGATTTTATAAGTAGCATTTTGAATGATTTCAGAAGCTATTTTGGATAAATCCTCGGTGCTTTTTGCAACAAAATTCATATAAAATAATTTGAAAATTGGTTTTATTTAGCCTCTAAAAGGGTTAAAGGAATAATCATTTCTTCTAAAGAAATTCCTCCATGTTGATAGGTGTTTTTATAATAATTTACAAAATGGTTATAGTTGTTTGGATAAGCTAAAAATAAGTCCTCTTTAGCAAAAATATATTTAGAGCTTATATTCACTTTAGGTAAGTGAAAATCTTCTGGATAATCAGCAACCAAAACATCTTTTTTATCATATTGAAGATTTCGACCTAGTTTATAACGAAGGTTTGTACTTGTCTCACGATCTCCAATTACTTTAGAAGGATCTTTTACAAAAATGGTTCCATGATCAGTTGTAATAACTAAATTGAGTTTTTCTTGAGCACACATTTTTATGAATTCTAACAAATGAGAGTTTTCAAACCAATTGTAGGTAACAGAACGGTAAGTTTTATCACCACGGATCATTTGTTTGATGATTTTATTATCTGTTCTAGCATGCGATAGAATATCAATGAAGTTGTAAACAATAACAGCAATATCTTTTTGTTTAATACTATGAAAATCATCTACCAATTTTTTTTCACCTCTGACATTTAGAATTTTATGATAACTTGTATTCAAATTCCCTTGTCCTATATGTTTTAAATGAGCATTGAATAATTCATGTTCAAAATCATTCTTCTTACCATCATCTGTATCATTTTTCCAATACTGAGGATAACGTTTTTCAATTTCTAGAGGCATCATGCCAGCAAAGAAACTATTTCGAGCATATTGTGTTGCGGTAGGTAAAATACTGTAATAACTATGTTCTTCTTTAACGTTATAATAAGGTGTAATAAGAGGCTTTATTACTTGCCATTGATCGTAACGTAAATTATCGATCATGAGTAAAACAGTCTTTTTCCCATTAAGAGTAGGTTTAACTAATTGGTCAAAAGCTGTATGTGATAAAATAGGTTTGTCATCATCTGTAAACCAATCCGTATAATTTCGTTGAATGAATTTAAAAAACTGTCCATTGGCTTCTGTTTTCTGACTTTGTAAAATGTTTAATAAGTCTGAATTATCAATTTTTTCTAATTCAATTTCCCATTGTACTAATTTTTTATATAATTCAGCCCAATCTTGATGATCTCTCGCTTGGGAAATATCAAAAGCAATATTTCGAAATTCTTGTTGATAATTGATAGTGGTCTTTTCTTTTACAATATTTTTACCATGTAACAATCTTTTTAAAGTAAGTAAAATTTGATTAGGATTGACGGGTTTGATTAAATAATCTGTAATATGAGCTCCGATAGCTTCTTCCATAATATCCTCGGTTTCATTTTTTGTAACCATTACTACTGGAATACTAGATTTTATTTTTTTAATTCCTTGTAAAGTTTCAAGTCCTGAAAGACCTGGCATATTTTCATCCAAAAGGACTAAATCAAACGTTTGATTTTGAATTTCCTCTAAAGCGTCATAACCATTATTAATAGGAAATACGGTGTATCCTTTTTTTTCTAAAAATAGAATATGAGGTTTTAATAAATCGATTTCATCATCAATCCAAATGATTTTGATTTGTTCATTGTTCATATTTTACTATATTTATTTTTTGTAAATGTAAAAATTAAAAATTTGGCTTCCTATAAAAATACCAAACAAAAAATAATTAACGATCCTTTGTACGGATTTATTACAATTTCTTCCCCTTTATTATTTGATTTAATAGAACATCCTATTTTTCAAAGATTACGTCATATTTCACAAACGGGATTGTCTTATTTAGTTTATCCAGGTGCTCATCATACACGTTTTCATCATTCATTAGGTTGTATGTATTTGATGCAAAAAGCGTTGAATACATTAAAACAAAAAGGTGTTGAAATTAGTCAAGAAGAAGAAGAAGGTGCTTGTATAGCTATATTATTGCATGATATTGGACATGGACCTTTTTCTCATGCACTAGAACACAGTATAATAGAAGTACATCATGAAGAAATATCGTTATACTTATTTAATCAGTTGAATAAAGAGTTTAATGGAGCATTAGATTTAGCTATTCAAATTTTTAAAGGAGAATATCATAGAGGTTTTTTTAAGCAGTTAATTTCAAGTCAGTTAGATGTGGATCGATTGGATTATTTGATGCGTGATAGCTTTTATACT from Flavobacteriaceae bacterium UJ101 encodes:
- a CDS encoding tRNA threonylcarbamoyladenosine biosynthesis protein TsaE (Required for the formation of a threonylcarbamoyl group on adenosine at position 37 (t(6)A37) in tRNAs that read codons beginning with adenine. Is involved in the transfer of the threonylcarbamoyl moiety of threonylcarbamoyl-AMP (TC-AMP) to the N6 group of A37, together with TsaD and TsaB. TsaE seems to play an indirect role in the t(6)A biosynthesis pathway, possibly in regulating the core enzymatic function of TsaD (By similarity); Belongs to the TsaE family.), translated to MNFVAKSTEDLSKIASEIIQNATYKIFILKGEMGVGKTTLSKELIKQLGSQDEVQSPTFSIVNEYRASNGQAIYHFDFYRIKNEEEALDMGYEDYFYNNSYCFIEWAEKIPSLIPEKFHEISLNLDLDQNREITFT
- a CDS encoding alginate biosynthesis transcriptional regulatory protein AlgB (Member of the two-component regulatory system AlgB/KinB involved in regulation of alginate biosynthesis genes. Positive regulator of the alginate biosynthetic gene AlgD. Contains 1 response regulatory domain; Contains 1 sigma-54 factor interaction domain.), whose protein sequence is MNNEQIKIIWIDDEIDLLKPHILFLEKKGYTVFPINNGYDALEEIQNQTFDLVLLDENMPGLSGLETLQGIKKIKSSIPVVMVTKNETEDIMEEAIGAHITDYLIKPVNPNQILLTLKRLLHGKNIVKEKTTINYQQEFRNIAFDISQARDHQDWAELYKKLVQWEIELEKIDNSDLLNILQSQKTEANGQFFKFIQRNYTDWFTDDDKPILSHTAFDQLVKPTLNGKKTVLLMIDNLRYDQWQVIKPLITPYYNVKEEHSYYSILPTATQYARNSFFAGMMPLEIEKRYPQYWKNDTDDGKKNDFEHELFNAHLKHIGQGNLNTSYHKILNVRGEKKLVDDFHSIKQKDIAVIVYNFIDILSHARTDNKIIKQMIRGDKTYRSVTYNWFENSHLLEFIKMCAQEKLNLVITTDHGTIFVKDPSKVIGDRETSTNLRYKLGRNLQYDKKDVLVADYPEDFHLPKVNISSKYIFAKEDLFLAYPNNYNHFVNYYKNTYQHGGISLEEMIIPLTLLEAK
- the ald gene encoding alanine dehydrogenase (May play a role in cell wall synthesis as L-alanine is an important constituent of the peptidoglycan layer; Belongs to the AlaDH/PNT family.; KEGG: gfo:GFO_1781 alanine dehydrogenase), encoding MGDGFFTPFGKHELIPQEEALEIMHKKGSLKIGIPKETHFQEKRVCLTPDAVSVLVANGHQIIVESGAGDGANFLDNEYSEAGAQISYNTQEVFSQHIILKVAPPSLEEIEYMKSKSYLISALQLSVQHKEYFNLLMSKKITALSFDDITDESNNHPVVKILSEIAGTSSILIASELMSTTNQGTGLIMGGIAGVRPTEIVILGAGTVGQYATKAALGLGASVKVFDSSVSKLRNLQNHIGQRVFTSIIQPKELGKAIMRCDVLIGAIRGTGRTPTIVTEDMVKNMKTGAVIVDVSIDLGGCIETSEITTHNHPTFEKHGVIHYGVTNISSRVSRTATKALSNFFLQNLIEIADYGGIETFIKREKGFRNGIYIYKGILTKKIISDWFGLPFNDINLLIF